One stretch of Planococcus sp. PAMC 21323 DNA includes these proteins:
- the gcvPB gene encoding aminomethyl-transferring glycine dehydrogenase subunit GcvPB yields MHKDNQALIFEMTKEGRVGYSLPTLDVPEIDLSELLPADLIRTEAAELPEVSELDIMRHYTALSNRNHGVDSGFYPLGSCTMKYNPKINESVARFPGFANIHPLQDEKTVQGALELMFDLQEHLKEITGMDEVTLQPAAGAHGEWTGLMMIRAYHESRGDFKRTKVIVPDSAHGTNPASATVAGFETVTVKSSDQGLVDLEDLKRVVGDDTAALMLTNPNTLGLFEEQILEMAAIIHEVGGKLYYDGANLNAVMSKARPGDMGFDVVHLNLHKTFTGPHGGGGPGSGPVGVKKDLMPYLPKPILVKKDEAYTFDYDRPESIGRVKPFYGNFGINVRAYTYIRSMGPDGLKAVTEYAVLNANYMMRRLQPHFDLPYDRHCKHEFVLSGRRQKKLGVRTLDMAKRLLDFGYHPPTIYFPLNVEEGMMIEPTETESKETLDAFIDAMIQIAKEVEENPEIVQNAPHTTVINRLDETKAARKPVLRYYKAE; encoded by the coding sequence ATGCATAAGGACAACCAAGCGCTAATTTTTGAAATGACGAAAGAAGGCCGCGTCGGCTACAGCTTGCCGACACTTGATGTACCAGAAATAGACTTGAGCGAACTGTTACCAGCTGATTTGATCCGTACAGAAGCAGCTGAATTACCTGAAGTATCGGAACTTGATATTATGCGTCATTACACAGCGTTATCTAACCGTAACCATGGTGTAGATTCAGGTTTCTATCCATTAGGATCGTGTACGATGAAATACAACCCGAAAATCAACGAATCTGTTGCGCGTTTCCCAGGATTTGCTAATATTCATCCGTTACAAGATGAAAAAACAGTTCAAGGAGCTCTTGAATTGATGTTTGATCTGCAAGAGCATTTAAAAGAAATTACAGGCATGGACGAAGTGACATTGCAGCCAGCTGCAGGTGCGCACGGCGAATGGACTGGCTTAATGATGATCCGCGCTTACCACGAGTCTCGTGGCGACTTCAAACGGACGAAAGTCATTGTTCCAGATTCGGCACACGGTACAAACCCTGCTTCAGCAACTGTTGCTGGATTTGAAACCGTTACTGTAAAATCGAGTGACCAAGGACTTGTCGACTTAGAAGATTTGAAACGCGTTGTTGGAGACGACACAGCTGCTTTAATGCTTACAAATCCGAATACACTTGGCTTGTTTGAAGAACAAATTTTAGAAATGGCTGCAATTATTCACGAAGTGGGCGGGAAATTGTATTATGACGGCGCCAACTTAAACGCTGTTATGTCAAAAGCGCGTCCAGGAGATATGGGCTTTGATGTGGTTCACTTGAATTTGCACAAAACGTTCACTGGACCTCACGGCGGTGGTGGACCCGGATCTGGTCCAGTTGGTGTGAAAAAAGATTTAATGCCTTATTTGCCAAAACCTATATTGGTTAAAAAAGATGAAGCGTATACGTTTGACTACGATCGTCCAGAATCAATCGGTCGTGTAAAACCGTTCTATGGTAACTTTGGAATTAACGTACGTGCATATACGTACATTCGCTCTATGGGACCAGATGGTTTGAAAGCTGTTACAGAATACGCGGTATTAAACGCTAACTACATGATGCGTAGATTGCAACCCCATTTCGATTTGCCGTACGATCGTCATTGCAAGCATGAATTCGTTTTGAGCGGTCGTCGTCAGAAAAAACTCGGTGTTCGGACGTTAGATATGGCAAAACGCTTACTTGACTTTGGCTATCATCCACCAACAATCTACTTCCCATTAAATGTAGAAGAAGGCATGATGATTGAACCAACAGAAACCGAATCAAAAGAAACATTGGATGCTTTTATTGACGCGATGATTCAAATTGCGAAAGAAGTAGAAGAAAATCCGGAAATCGTTCAAAATGCACCGCACACGACGGTAATCAATCGTTTAGATGAAACAAAAGCAGCACGTAAACCTGTGCTTCGTTACTACAAAGCAGAATAA
- a CDS encoding rhodanese-like domain-containing protein, translating to MEFLYITIAVLLAIIIYAVISYFRIKKAVTNLTQEQFIEGYRKAQLIDVREPKDFAAGHILGARNIPQSQLRQRYKEIREDKPVYLYDQNGARSGRVAIFLKKKGYIQLFQLQGGFKQWTGKIKSKN from the coding sequence TTGGAATTTTTGTACATTACGATCGCAGTACTATTGGCAATCATCATTTATGCGGTAATTTCGTATTTCCGTATAAAAAAAGCTGTCACGAACTTGACACAAGAACAATTTATCGAGGGCTACCGCAAAGCACAATTAATTGATGTTCGCGAGCCAAAAGATTTTGCAGCGGGACATATTCTTGGCGCACGTAATATTCCACAATCACAATTACGTCAGCGCTACAAAGAAATCCGCGAAGACAAACCAGTCTATTTGTATGACCAAAACGGAGCACGCAGCGGACGGGTTGCCATTTTCTTAAAGAAAAAAGGCTATATCCAATTGTTCCAATTGCAAGGCGGGTTCAAACAATGGACTGGCAAAATCAAATCTAAAAACTAA
- a CDS encoding lipoate--protein ligase family protein, with the protein MALDEALLNWHSEGLIPPVIRFYGWMPAALSIGYFQKVEKEIDMEAVERLGLGFVRRPTGGRGVLHEHELTYSIIVSEAYPNMPETVTEAYRVLSEGLLEGFRNLDLDAYFSVPDTEDKRADLKKPKSAVCFDAPSWYEMVVEGKKVAGSAQTRQKGVILQHGAILIDLDAEKLLSVFKFQNEEAKERMRVKIPEKAVAINSLRANPATAEECAVAFKAGFEQALSIELEPYVLTDQQLADVKALEQKKYANSEWNFRV; encoded by the coding sequence ATGGCGCTCGATGAAGCCTTATTAAATTGGCATAGCGAAGGGCTTATTCCGCCGGTGATTCGATTTTATGGTTGGATGCCTGCTGCCCTATCAATTGGTTATTTTCAAAAAGTAGAAAAAGAAATTGATATGGAAGCTGTCGAGCGTTTGGGGCTAGGCTTTGTCCGCCGTCCTACAGGAGGCAGAGGGGTTCTGCATGAACACGAACTTACATATAGCATAATTGTTAGCGAAGCTTATCCGAATATGCCAGAAACTGTGACAGAAGCTTATCGTGTACTAAGCGAGGGTTTACTAGAAGGTTTTAGAAATTTGGATTTAGATGCCTATTTTTCGGTACCAGATACAGAAGACAAGCGTGCTGACTTAAAAAAACCAAAATCAGCTGTTTGTTTTGATGCACCAAGTTGGTATGAAATGGTCGTTGAAGGAAAAAAAGTAGCTGGCAGTGCTCAAACACGCCAAAAAGGTGTTATTCTTCAACACGGTGCAATTTTAATCGACTTGGATGCTGAAAAGCTCTTGTCGGTTTTTAAATTTCAAAATGAAGAAGCAAAAGAGCGCATGCGCGTCAAAATTCCTGAAAAAGCAGTAGCGATCAATTCGCTACGTGCAAATCCTGCAACTGCAGAAGAATGTGCAGTGGCGTTTAAAGCTGGATTCGAGCAAGCCTTGTCAATTGAGTTAGAGCCCTACGTATTGACAGACCAGCAACTTGCTGATGTCAAGGCATTAGAACAAAAAAAATATGCCAATTCTGAATGGAATTTTCGCGTGTAG
- a CDS encoding vitamin B12-dependent ribonucleotide reductase — MVSATQSQYSLNSQALNEDIQTFPQVHKITPDMKLTHKGVSRLVMIDRYSFKDTEKKTLKAGDFVVLTVKEDPKFPARGLGYIVSIDTQANKAKVWIEEDYRSAIDNPGEQEAGIVNRPIDVIEKPMEVFYEQIAKRNATGLASVETTPEKRKEWFEKFYQQLVGLKFIPAGRVLYGAGADTDVTYFNCYVMPFVADSREGISDHRKQVMEIMSRGGGVGTNGSTLRPRNTLARGVNGKSSGSVSWLDDIAKLTHLVEQGGSRRGAQMIMLADWHPDIAEFIISKMQNPRILRYLIENTQDETIKKLAHDKLKFKALSSQEEAMYQGILNYRTIPGMGGFNEKIMRDAETKLRDGGTYSVHNEEFLTGANISVTLTSDFMTAVENDEDFDLRFPAVESYSKDEMAIYNEKWQEVGDVREWESMGHGVRVYRTMKARELWNLINICATYSAEPGIFFIDNANEKTNAAAYGQKVVATNPCGEQPLAPYSVCNLAAVNLAQFADPKTKKVDFESLKETVRVGVRMQDNVIDATPYFLEENQVQALGERRVGLGVMGLADLLIYCDKEYGSPEGNELVDEIFKTIATAAYEVSTDLAAERGSFPFLVGNTDEETAALRKAFTETGFMQGMPEHVREAVLEKGIRNSHLLTVAPTGSTGTMVGVSTGLEPYYSFTYYRSGRLGKFIEVKADIVREYLKNNPQADEENLPKAFVTSMDLAPEAHADVQCIIQRWIDSSISKTVNAPRGYTVEQVEGVYERLYKGGAKGGTVYVDGSRDSQVLTLKAEDNNFEEEEHQEDTGKRPIVLIDTIQDLRSTNVTIGSEVGDTCPVCRKGTVEEMGGCNTCTNCNAQLKCGL, encoded by the coding sequence ATGGTATCAGCCACACAATCCCAGTATTCATTAAACTCACAAGCTTTAAATGAGGATATTCAGACGTTTCCTCAAGTGCACAAAATTACACCAGATATGAAGTTAACGCACAAAGGGGTATCTCGCCTTGTAATGATTGATCGCTATTCATTTAAGGATACGGAGAAAAAGACTCTTAAAGCAGGCGACTTTGTTGTTTTAACTGTTAAAGAAGATCCGAAATTCCCAGCTCGTGGCCTTGGTTATATTGTGTCTATTGATACACAAGCCAATAAAGCAAAAGTTTGGATTGAAGAAGATTACAGAAGTGCAATCGACAATCCTGGGGAACAAGAAGCAGGCATCGTTAATCGCCCAATCGACGTGATTGAAAAGCCGATGGAAGTGTTCTACGAGCAGATTGCGAAACGCAATGCTACCGGATTAGCTTCTGTAGAAACAACACCTGAAAAGCGTAAAGAATGGTTCGAAAAGTTTTATCAGCAATTGGTTGGATTGAAATTTATTCCGGCTGGGCGCGTTCTTTACGGAGCAGGAGCCGATACAGATGTAACATATTTCAACTGCTACGTAATGCCGTTTGTAGCAGATTCGCGCGAAGGAATTTCGGATCACCGTAAACAAGTGATGGAAATCATGAGTCGCGGAGGCGGTGTTGGAACAAACGGATCAACGCTTCGTCCTCGTAATACATTAGCTCGTGGAGTTAATGGCAAATCATCAGGATCAGTATCTTGGTTGGACGATATTGCGAAATTAACACATCTTGTAGAACAAGGTGGATCAAGACGTGGTGCTCAAATGATCATGCTTGCAGATTGGCATCCAGATATCGCAGAATTCATCATTTCAAAAATGCAAAACCCACGTATTTTGCGTTATTTGATCGAAAACACACAGGATGAGACAATTAAAAAATTGGCTCACGACAAATTGAAATTTAAAGCATTGTCTTCCCAAGAAGAAGCAATGTACCAAGGTATCTTAAACTATCGGACAATCCCAGGTATGGGTGGATTTAACGAGAAAATCATGCGCGATGCTGAAACGAAATTGCGTGACGGCGGTACCTATTCTGTTCACAACGAAGAGTTTTTAACAGGTGCCAATATTTCTGTAACATTAACAAGTGATTTCATGACAGCTGTTGAAAACGATGAGGATTTCGACTTACGTTTCCCAGCCGTTGAGTCTTACTCAAAAGATGAAATGGCTATTTATAATGAAAAATGGCAAGAAGTTGGTGATGTTCGTGAGTGGGAAAGCATGGGTCATGGTGTCCGTGTGTACCGCACGATGAAAGCGCGCGAACTATGGAACTTGATCAACATTTGTGCAACTTATTCAGCAGAACCAGGTATTTTCTTTATCGATAATGCAAATGAAAAAACAAACGCTGCAGCCTATGGTCAAAAAGTGGTTGCAACTAACCCTTGTGGCGAACAACCATTAGCACCTTATTCAGTTTGTAACTTGGCTGCGGTCAACTTGGCGCAATTTGCTGATCCAAAAACAAAAAAAGTTGATTTTGAAAGCTTGAAAGAAACAGTACGCGTAGGTGTCCGCATGCAAGACAACGTGATTGACGCAACACCATATTTCCTTGAAGAAAACCAAGTACAAGCACTTGGCGAACGCCGGGTAGGTCTTGGAGTTATGGGATTAGCTGATTTGCTAATTTACTGTGACAAAGAATATGGTTCACCAGAAGGTAACGAACTTGTAGATGAAATTTTCAAGACGATTGCTACTGCAGCATACGAAGTTTCAACTGACTTAGCAGCAGAACGTGGCAGCTTCCCATTCTTAGTTGGGAATACAGATGAAGAAACTGCGGCACTTCGCAAAGCGTTTACTGAAACTGGATTTATGCAAGGCATGCCTGAACATGTTCGCGAAGCAGTTCTTGAAAAAGGAATTCGCAACTCGCATCTATTAACAGTAGCTCCAACAGGATCTACCGGTACGATGGTTGGCGTTTCGACAGGACTTGAACCTTACTATTCGTTCACTTACTACCGTAGCGGTCGCCTTGGTAAATTTATCGAAGTTAAAGCTGATATTGTTCGTGAATATCTGAAGAACAACCCTCAAGCTGACGAAGAAAATCTGCCAAAAGCATTTGTGACATCGATGGACTTAGCGCCAGAAGCACACGCAGATGTTCAGTGTATCATCCAGCGTTGGATCGACTCTTCTATCTCGAAAACAGTAAATGCACCTCGAGGCTATACAGTTGAGCAAGTAGAAGGTGTTTATGAGCGTTTGTATAAAGGTGGAGCAAAAGGTGGTACGGTTTATGTTGATGGCAGCCGTGATTCACAAGTTCTAACTTTAAAAGCTGAAGATAATAATTTCGAAGAAGAAGAACACCAAGAAGATACTGGAAAGCGTCCGATTGTTTTGATCGACACAATCCAAGATCTTCGTTCAACGAATGTGACAATCGGTTCTGAAGTGGGCGATACTTGCCCAGTTTGCCGAAAAGGAACAGTTGAAGAAATGGGTGGCTGCAATACATGTACGAATTGCAATGCTCAATTAAAGTGTGGATTGTAA
- the aroQ gene encoding type II 3-dehydroquinate dehydratase, translating to MRVLILNGPNLNRLGKREKEAYGTFTLEELEQDLVEFSYHHHIELICRQSNHEGELIDWIHGAGDEGLSGIVLNAGAYTHTSIAIRDAIAAIQVPVIEVHISNVHKREEFRHHSYISPVTIGQIVGFGQDVYKLALHALLLKQERG from the coding sequence ATGCGTGTGCTGATCTTGAACGGTCCGAATTTAAACCGCTTGGGCAAACGGGAAAAAGAAGCGTATGGAACGTTCACATTAGAAGAGCTAGAACAAGATCTTGTGGAATTTTCATATCATCATCATATTGAATTGATTTGTCGGCAGTCAAACCATGAAGGCGAATTGATCGACTGGATTCACGGGGCAGGCGATGAAGGCTTATCGGGAATTGTCTTAAATGCGGGTGCATATACACATACAAGCATTGCGATACGAGATGCGATTGCGGCAATCCAAGTTCCTGTAATTGAAGTACATATATCGAATGTTCACAAAAGAGAAGAATTCCGACACCATTCTTATATTTCTCCCGTAACAATCGGACAAATTGTTGGATTTGGCCAAGATGTCTACAAACTGGCGCTCCACGCGCTACTATTAAAACAAGAGAGAGGCTGA
- a CDS encoding M24 family metallopeptidase has translation MLKLQKLRNEMKQREVEALLVTSPYNLRYITEFTGTAGLAIVTQQKAVFITDFRYTEQAGEQVKEFKVIQAEKNLMDEVVKTVKSMDIQTLAFEQDYMTYASATQYKEKLDCNLEPISNLIEKIRMVKTAEEVSVLKDAAKIADDAFEHICGFIRPGLTELEVSNELEFFMRQQGATSSSFDIIVASGLRSALPHGVATDKVIEQGDMITLDFGALYNGYISDITRTVAVGEPSEQLKEIYAIVLKAQELGVEKIGPGMSGIEADAIARDYIKSKGYGEAFGHSTGHGIGLEVHESPGLSFKSETILEPGMAVTVEPGIYLQGIGGVRIEDDILITESGNERLTHSTKELRIL, from the coding sequence ATATTGAAACTCCAAAAATTACGCAACGAAATGAAACAACGCGAAGTAGAAGCTTTGCTTGTTACAAGCCCATATAATTTGCGCTACATTACAGAATTTACTGGGACAGCAGGATTAGCAATCGTCACACAACAAAAAGCTGTTTTCATTACTGATTTTCGTTATACAGAACAAGCTGGAGAGCAAGTAAAGGAATTTAAAGTGATTCAAGCAGAAAAAAATCTAATGGATGAAGTGGTGAAAACGGTCAAATCCATGGATATCCAAACACTTGCTTTTGAACAAGATTATATGACTTATGCTTCGGCTACACAGTATAAGGAAAAATTAGATTGCAATCTAGAACCTATTAGCAATTTGATTGAAAAAATCCGCATGGTGAAAACAGCAGAAGAAGTATCAGTACTAAAAGACGCGGCTAAAATTGCAGATGATGCATTCGAGCATATTTGTGGTTTTATTCGCCCTGGATTGACAGAACTCGAAGTTTCTAATGAGTTGGAGTTTTTCATGAGACAACAAGGTGCAACTTCTTCAAGCTTTGACATCATTGTAGCTTCAGGATTGCGTTCTGCATTGCCACACGGTGTAGCGACAGACAAAGTCATCGAACAAGGCGACATGATTACCCTGGATTTTGGTGCTCTATATAATGGTTATATTTCAGATATTACCCGTACAGTCGCTGTAGGCGAACCGTCAGAGCAATTGAAAGAAATTTATGCTATTGTATTAAAGGCACAAGAACTAGGTGTGGAGAAAATTGGTCCGGGAATGAGCGGCATTGAAGCGGATGCCATTGCGCGTGATTACATTAAGTCCAAGGGATATGGCGAAGCATTTGGTCACTCGACAGGGCATGGTATCGGATTAGAAGTCCATGAAAGTCCAGGCTTGTCTTTCAAATCAGAAACAATTTTGGAACCGGGTATGGCTGTGACGGTTGAACCAGGAATTTATCTGCAAGGAATTGGCGGAGTACGTATCGAAGATGATATACTGATAACCGAGTCAGGAAATGAACGGTTAACTCACTCCACAAAAGAGCTTCGCATTTTATAA
- the efp gene encoding elongation factor P: MISVNDFKTGVTIEVDGGIWRVMEFQHVKPGKGAAFVRSKLRNLRTGSVTEKTFRAGEKVAKAQIDNAKMQYLYANGDMHAFMDMETYDQIELPEKNIEYELKFLQENMEVQVIQFQGEVLGVELPNTVVLEVVETDPGIKGDTASGGSKPAKLSTGLSVQVPFFINEGDKLIVNTTDSSYVSRAQ, from the coding sequence ATGATTTCAGTAAACGATTTTAAAACAGGTGTTACAATTGAAGTAGACGGCGGAATTTGGCGCGTTATGGAATTCCAACACGTTAAACCAGGTAAAGGCGCTGCATTCGTGCGCTCGAAACTTCGTAATCTACGTACAGGAAGTGTCACTGAAAAGACATTCCGTGCAGGTGAAAAAGTTGCAAAAGCACAAATCGATAACGCTAAAATGCAGTATTTATATGCTAATGGAGATATGCACGCATTTATGGACATGGAAACTTATGATCAGATCGAGTTGCCTGAAAAAAATATTGAATACGAATTGAAGTTTCTACAAGAAAATATGGAAGTTCAAGTAATTCAGTTCCAAGGTGAAGTGCTAGGTGTTGAATTGCCAAATACGGTCGTTTTAGAAGTAGTTGAAACAGATCCAGGTATTAAAGGCGATACAGCTAGCGGCGGTTCTAAACCAGCGAAACTATCGACTGGATTGTCTGTTCAAGTACCATTTTTCATTAACGAAGGCGATAAATTGATCGTTAACACGACTGATTCTTCTTACGTTTCTAGAGCACAATAA
- the accB gene encoding acetyl-CoA carboxylase biotin carboxyl carrier protein yields the protein MKIQEIREIIKLVDGSSIDEFSYEFEGVKVKMKKNGTGQTQQTSSSTDQTTQVQKAVETNAPAPTKEPEVETLVSTESPEISPENNVDFHKILSPMVGTFYESPSPDEAAYVQVGTKVSADHVVCIVEAMKLFNEIEAEVDGEIAEILVKDGQLVEYGQPLFLVKAN from the coding sequence ATGAAAATCCAAGAAATCCGCGAAATTATTAAATTGGTAGATGGGTCATCTATTGATGAATTTTCTTATGAGTTTGAAGGCGTTAAAGTAAAAATGAAGAAAAATGGTACGGGTCAAACTCAGCAAACAAGTTCTTCAACTGACCAAACAACACAAGTTCAAAAAGCTGTAGAAACTAATGCACCAGCACCAACAAAAGAACCAGAAGTAGAGACTTTGGTATCTACTGAGTCACCAGAAATTTCGCCTGAAAACAATGTAGATTTCCACAAAATCCTTTCGCCGATGGTTGGGACATTTTATGAGTCTCCATCACCTGATGAAGCAGCTTACGTTCAAGTAGGAACAAAAGTTTCTGCTGATCACGTAGTTTGTATCGTTGAAGCAATGAAATTATTTAACGAAATCGAAGCAGAAGTAGATGGGGAAATTGCTGAGATTCTTGTAAAAGATGGTCAACTTGTCGAATACGGCCAGCCTTTATTCCTCGTGAAAGCAAACTGA
- the accC gene encoding acetyl-CoA carboxylase biotin carboxylase subunit, producing MKKVLIANRGEIAVRIIRACKEMDIETVAVYSEADKEALHVELADEAYCIGPKLSKDSYLNFSNIMSVAKLTNCDGIHPGYGFLAENASFAELCEACDIMFIGPTADAISRMGTKDVARETMRKAGVPVVPGSTGIVASEEDGLKIADEIGFPVIIKATAGGGGKGIRVARTREDFVTGLKMTQKEAAAAFGNPGVYIEKFIEDFRHIEIQVLADSHGNAIHLGERDCSIQRRMQKLLEEAPSPALSPELRAEMGEAAVKAALAVNYRGAGTVEFIFDAVNQKFYFMEMNTRIQVEHPVTEMITGIDLIQQQLRVASGETLAYKQEDVTFKGWSIECRINAENPAKNFMPSAGRVEMYLPPGGMGVRVDSAMYSGYTIPPYYDSMVAKLITFADTREEAVAKMKRALNEFVIEGVFTTIPFHSKLMDHEVFKSGDFNTKFLEKYDVLGS from the coding sequence ATGAAAAAAGTGTTGATTGCAAACCGCGGAGAAATCGCAGTTCGAATTATCCGTGCTTGTAAAGAAATGGATATCGAAACGGTTGCAGTATACTCAGAAGCTGATAAAGAAGCACTTCATGTTGAACTTGCGGATGAAGCGTATTGCATCGGTCCAAAATTATCGAAAGACAGCTATTTAAATTTTTCTAATATCATGTCAGTTGCTAAATTGACAAATTGTGATGGCATCCATCCAGGTTACGGATTTTTAGCAGAGAATGCGAGTTTTGCTGAACTTTGCGAAGCATGCGATATTATGTTTATTGGTCCAACTGCAGACGCTATTTCGCGTATGGGTACTAAAGACGTAGCGCGTGAGACGATGCGTAAAGCAGGAGTTCCAGTCGTTCCAGGTTCTACAGGGATCGTTGCAAGCGAAGAAGACGGCTTAAAGATTGCAGATGAAATTGGCTTTCCTGTTATTATCAAAGCCACAGCAGGTGGTGGAGGTAAAGGCATCCGTGTAGCGCGTACACGTGAAGATTTCGTCACTGGATTGAAAATGACACAAAAAGAAGCAGCAGCTGCATTTGGTAATCCTGGGGTTTATATCGAGAAGTTTATCGAAGATTTCCGCCATATCGAAATCCAAGTACTTGCTGACTCACATGGCAATGCCATTCACTTAGGTGAGCGTGATTGTTCTATTCAGCGTCGTATGCAAAAACTTCTTGAGGAAGCGCCTTCACCGGCATTGTCTCCAGAGCTACGTGCAGAGATGGGCGAAGCTGCTGTAAAAGCTGCATTAGCAGTTAACTACCGCGGTGCAGGAACTGTAGAATTTATTTTTGACGCTGTTAATCAAAAGTTTTACTTTATGGAAATGAATACACGTATTCAAGTTGAACATCCTGTAACAGAAATGATTACTGGAATTGATTTGATCCAACAACAATTAAGAGTGGCTTCTGGTGAGACATTAGCTTATAAGCAAGAAGATGTAACATTCAAAGGCTGGTCTATTGAATGCCGGATCAATGCAGAAAACCCAGCTAAAAACTTTATGCCTTCAGCAGGTAGAGTCGAAATGTACTTGCCACCAGGTGGTATGGGTGTGAGAGTTGATTCTGCTATGTATTCTGGTTACACAATTCCGCCGTATTACGATTCGATGGTAGCGAAACTGATTACATTTGCCGATACACGCGAAGAAGCAGTAGCAAAAATGAAACGTGCATTAAATGAATTTGTAATTGAAGGCGTGTTTACAACGATTCCATTCCATTCGAAGTTGATGGATCACGAAGTATTTAAATCAGGAGATTTCAATACGAAATTCCTTGAAAAATACGACGTATTGGGATCTTAA
- a CDS encoding Asp23/Gls24 family envelope stress response protein gives MAEKTAPYLRMKSHGAQDLGNIEVAPEVLEIIASIAATDIEGVASMRGNFASGVVERLGKKVHGKGIKTELSEDGLAIDVYCVINYGVSIPKTALKIQEQVRQTLENMTSLQTQEVNVHITGVHFESQTSE, from the coding sequence ATGGCAGAAAAAACAGCACCTTATTTACGTATGAAATCACACGGAGCACAAGACTTGGGGAATATCGAAGTCGCTCCAGAAGTATTGGAAATTATTGCGAGTATTGCAGCAACGGATATTGAAGGGGTTGCTAGTATGCGTGGGAACTTTGCCTCTGGCGTTGTAGAACGTTTAGGAAAAAAAGTTCACGGTAAAGGCATTAAAACCGAATTATCAGAAGACGGATTGGCGATTGATGTGTATTGTGTCATCAATTACGGTGTTTCCATTCCTAAAACCGCTTTAAAAATTCAAGAGCAGGTTCGTCAAACGCTTGAAAATATGACATCACTTCAAACGCAAGAAGTAAACGTTCATATAACAGGTGTCCATTTCGAGTCTCAAACATCAGAATAG
- the nusB gene encoding transcription antitermination factor NusB: MKRHEAREKALQTLFQLEGTELTIDEAMDHVMAGENDNFYDLLVQGTYTNMATIDEKLVGHLENWSIERLPKIERTILRMAIFELDYMEDAPARVVMNEAIELCKTFGDDKSSRFVNGVLSKFTDETAN; encoded by the coding sequence ATGAAACGACACGAAGCACGCGAAAAAGCGCTTCAGACCTTATTTCAATTAGAAGGCACTGAATTAACCATCGATGAGGCAATGGATCATGTGATGGCTGGAGAAAATGATAATTTTTATGACCTATTGGTACAAGGCACATATACCAATATGGCGACAATTGATGAGAAATTAGTTGGTCATCTTGAAAACTGGTCAATTGAACGTTTGCCTAAAATTGAACGTACAATTCTTCGCATGGCGATCTTTGAATTAGATTATATGGAAGATGCACCAGCGCGTGTGGTAATGAATGAAGCAATTGAACTATGTAAAACATTCGGAGATGATAAATCTAGTCGATTTGTTAACGGAGTTTTATCGAAGTTTACGGACGAAACAGCAAATTAA